Proteins encoded within one genomic window of Sphingomonas cannabina:
- a CDS encoding type II secretion system minor pseudopilin, whose amino-acid sequence MTPRRLHEDERGMILVNVLMFVAIAAGLVLLMVDREELALDRALRTREAARAQAVVRGGELSAVVALRRDIAEERDYDAASEPWGALAESGAPIEGGSFDLTIADAEGRFNLNTLMSGQAGPVILFGEIARSVGLDDDQIAKAIAFVRLAGPVTDLRPLRFAGLDPKVAGQLERLVTALPGQTQINLNAASPEMLAILFHDSVVADRLVKVRERQGMLTMKDLADENVAMPPATGFRSNTFWVRTRATIGDTVQQGATLIQRRSDEPGAPPETVAVERWWNAAIPPDVPAFLARK is encoded by the coding sequence ATGACGCCGCGCCGGCTCCATGAGGACGAGCGCGGCATGATCCTGGTCAACGTGCTGATGTTCGTGGCGATCGCCGCGGGGCTGGTGCTGCTGATGGTCGACCGTGAGGAGCTGGCGCTCGACCGCGCGCTGCGCACCCGCGAGGCGGCGCGAGCGCAGGCGGTGGTGCGGGGCGGCGAGCTGTCGGCGGTGGTGGCGCTCCGCCGCGATATCGCCGAGGAGCGCGACTACGACGCCGCCTCCGAACCCTGGGGCGCGCTCGCCGAGAGCGGCGCGCCGATCGAGGGCGGCAGCTTCGACCTCACCATCGCCGATGCCGAGGGCCGCTTCAACCTCAACACGCTGATGAGCGGGCAGGCGGGACCGGTGATCCTGTTCGGCGAGATCGCCCGCTCGGTCGGGCTCGACGACGATCAGATCGCCAAGGCGATCGCGTTCGTGCGCCTCGCCGGGCCGGTGACGGACCTGCGCCCGCTGCGCTTCGCCGGGCTCGATCCCAAGGTGGCGGGGCAGCTCGAGCGGCTGGTGACGGCGCTGCCCGGGCAGACCCAGATCAACCTCAACGCCGCCTCCCCCGAGATGCTGGCGATCCTGTTTCACGACTCCGTCGTCGCCGACCGGCTGGTCAAGGTGCGCGAGCGTCAGGGGATGCTGACGATGAAGGACCTGGCGGACGAGAATGTCGCGATGCCGCCGGCCACGGGCTTTCGCTCCAACACCTTCTGGGTGCGCACCCGCGCCACGATCGGCGACACCGTCCAACAGGGGGCCACGCTGATCCAGCGCCGCTCCGATGAGCCCGGCGCGCCGCCCGAGACCGTGGCGGTCGAACGCTGGTGGAATGCCGCCATCCCGCCCGACGTGCCGGCATTTCTCGCAAGGAAATAG
- a CDS encoding polyhydroxyalkanoate depolymerase has product MLYDAYEVQRSMLAGASAFANFSAGLLNNPANPFAYFGGGPVLASALEVFAHAAAPRGKPHFGLDRTTVDGRQVAVHEEVVLKKPFGQLKHFAREGIEGGPKLLIVAPMSGHYATLLRGTVERMLPKHDVYITDWRDAKLVPTDEGRFDLDDYIDYIVEFLELIGREGDPRPHMLAVCQPSVPCYAAAALMSADKHPNRPRTLTLMGGPIDTREAPTAVNTLATERPHAWFEQNVIATVPLLYPGAGRRVYPGFLQLAGFMTMNLGNHMISHWELFKHLVQGDDDSAEATMAFYDEYRSVCDMTAEFYLQTIDVVFQRHALPKGEMEHRGRRVDPAAITDIGLLAIEGERDDISGLGQTRAALTLATKLAAKEKKYHMAPKVGHYGIFNGSKWRGQIAPVVEDWIAAHAA; this is encoded by the coding sequence ATGCTCTATGATGCGTATGAAGTGCAACGATCGATGCTTGCGGGGGCGAGCGCGTTCGCGAATTTTTCGGCCGGGCTGCTGAACAATCCGGCAAACCCGTTCGCCTATTTCGGCGGCGGGCCGGTGCTCGCCTCGGCGCTGGAGGTGTTCGCCCATGCTGCGGCGCCGCGCGGCAAGCCGCACTTCGGGCTCGACCGCACGACGGTCGACGGACGCCAGGTCGCCGTTCATGAGGAGGTCGTTCTCAAGAAGCCGTTCGGCCAGCTCAAGCATTTCGCGCGCGAGGGGATCGAGGGCGGACCCAAGCTGCTGATCGTGGCGCCGATGTCCGGCCACTACGCGACGCTGCTGCGCGGCACGGTCGAGCGGATGCTGCCGAAGCATGACGTCTACATCACCGACTGGCGCGACGCGAAGCTGGTTCCCACCGACGAGGGACGCTTCGACCTCGACGATTACATCGACTACATCGTCGAGTTCCTGGAGCTCATCGGCCGCGAGGGCGATCCGCGCCCGCACATGCTCGCCGTGTGCCAGCCGTCGGTGCCCTGCTATGCCGCCGCGGCGCTGATGAGCGCCGACAAGCACCCCAACCGCCCGCGCACGCTGACGCTGATGGGCGGGCCGATCGACACGCGCGAGGCGCCGACCGCGGTCAACACGCTGGCGACCGAGCGGCCGCATGCCTGGTTCGAGCAGAACGTCATCGCCACCGTGCCGCTGCTCTATCCGGGTGCCGGACGGCGGGTCTATCCGGGCTTCCTGCAGCTCGCCGGGTTCATGACGATGAACCTCGGCAACCACATGATCTCGCATTGGGAGCTGTTCAAGCATCTCGTGCAGGGCGACGACGACAGCGCCGAGGCGACGATGGCGTTCTACGACGAGTATCGCTCGGTCTGCGACATGACGGCGGAGTTCTACCTCCAGACGATCGACGTGGTGTTCCAGCGCCATGCGCTGCCGAAAGGCGAGATGGAGCATCGCGGGCGCCGGGTCGATCCGGCGGCGATCACCGACATCGGCCTGCTCGCGATCGAGGGCGAGCGCGACGACATCTCCGGCCTGGGGCAGACCAGGGCGGCGCTGACGCTGGCGACCAAGCTGGCCGCCAAGGAGAAGAAATACCACATGGCGCCGAAGGTCGGCCATTACGGCATCTTCAACGGCTCCAAGTGGCGCGGCCAGATCGCACCGGTGGTCGAGGATTGGATCGCCGCGCACGCGGCATAG
- a CDS encoding ABC transporter permease, whose amino-acid sequence MRRLRAMIVKEMWAVLRDPRSRIVLVVPPLIQLFIFTFATTLDVKNVDIGVLNRATGVHSSEFVSRVAGSPNFRKVLPLRSPDELADAIDRQEVIAAVVIDEDFDRAVDAGRPATIGVVLDGRRSNAAQIVSGYLSQIAGGIGADLMPRASASPGSVVTNWYNPSLDYIWFTLPSLVAIIVSVSGLAVTSQSVARERELGTFDQLMVSPLRVHEILIGKMVPPFLLGMFNGSIYLIIAPLVFGVPFLGSLTLFFLSLSVYLLALIGVGMLVSAASATQQQAFLGVFLAITPLILLSGYASPIDNMPDWLQVITYADPARYFLVIVQGLFLKAMPAEAVFHQLWPLAIIACVTLTAAAWLFRARME is encoded by the coding sequence ATGAGGCGGCTGCGCGCGATGATCGTCAAGGAGATGTGGGCGGTGCTGCGCGATCCGCGCTCGCGGATCGTGCTGGTGGTGCCGCCGCTCATCCAGCTGTTCATCTTCACCTTCGCTACCACGCTCGACGTCAAGAACGTCGACATCGGCGTGCTCAACCGCGCGACCGGCGTGCATTCGAGCGAGTTCGTCTCGCGCGTCGCCGGCAGCCCCAATTTCCGCAAGGTACTCCCGCTGCGCTCGCCCGACGAACTCGCCGACGCGATCGACCGGCAGGAGGTGATCGCGGCGGTGGTGATCGACGAGGACTTCGACCGTGCGGTCGACGCCGGCCGTCCCGCGACGATCGGCGTGGTGCTCGACGGGCGGCGCTCCAACGCCGCGCAGATCGTCTCCGGCTATTTGAGTCAGATAGCCGGCGGTATCGGCGCCGACCTGATGCCCCGCGCCTCGGCCAGCCCGGGCAGCGTCGTCACCAACTGGTACAACCCCTCGCTCGACTATATCTGGTTCACGCTGCCCTCGCTGGTTGCGATTATCGTGTCGGTGTCGGGCCTCGCCGTCACCTCGCAATCGGTGGCGCGCGAGCGCGAGCTCGGCACCTTCGATCAGCTGATGGTCTCGCCTCTTCGCGTCCACGAGATCCTGATCGGCAAGATGGTGCCGCCGTTCCTGCTCGGCATGTTCAACGGCTCGATCTACCTGATCATCGCGCCTTTGGTGTTCGGGGTGCCGTTCCTCGGTTCGCTGACCCTCTTCTTCCTGTCGCTGTCGGTCTATCTGCTCGCGCTGATCGGCGTGGGGATGCTGGTCTCGGCCGCCTCGGCGACGCAACAGCAGGCGTTCCTCGGCGTGTTCCTGGCGATCACGCCGCTGATCCTGCTGTCGGGCTATGCCAGCCCGATCGACAACATGCCGGACTGGCTGCAGGTCATCACCTACGCCGATCCGGCGCGCTACTTCCTCGTCATCGTCCAGGGGCTGTTCCTCAAGGCGATGCCGGCGGAGGCCGTGTTCCACCAGCTCTGGCCGCTGGCGATCATCGCCTGCGTGACGCTCACCGCCGCGGCCTGGCTGTTCCGCGCGCGAATGGAGTGA
- a CDS encoding ABC transporter substrate-binding protein yields the protein MALLLPLTGERAALGLSMSRAAALAESDGKLMQLLDTGGTAEGAARAAAEAMKRRVAMVLGPLSAEEARGAAGVVAGKVPVIAFTNDMSVAASGAYVFGLTPRQSTSAVLRYARSRGIKSVLAIGDGTPWSAAAVEVAQALQGELGIDVRAITIAAGQPLPSAGEPPDAVLATGGGDAVLAAARNLKETGIQLLGTVQALDNRPSALEALEGAWIAAPDPKSFGTFSSEFETKVGGSPGALAALAYDAAGIAKALRANHQLDRAGLLGTESFPCVTGAVRFRTDGSCARELAILVARRSGYESVATSRGA from the coding sequence GTGGCGCTGCTGCTCCCGCTCACCGGCGAGCGGGCGGCGCTGGGGCTTAGCATGAGCCGCGCGGCCGCGCTTGCCGAAAGTGACGGCAAGCTGATGCAGCTGCTCGACACCGGCGGCACCGCCGAGGGCGCCGCGCGCGCCGCGGCCGAGGCGATGAAGCGCCGCGTGGCGATGGTGCTCGGCCCGCTCTCCGCCGAGGAGGCGCGCGGCGCGGCGGGTGTCGTGGCGGGGAAGGTGCCGGTGATCGCTTTCACCAACGACATGAGCGTCGCCGCGAGCGGCGCCTATGTGTTCGGCCTGACGCCGCGGCAGTCGACCAGCGCGGTGCTGCGCTATGCCCGCTCGCGTGGGATCAAGTCGGTGCTGGCGATCGGCGACGGCACCCCGTGGAGCGCCGCCGCGGTCGAGGTAGCGCAGGCATTGCAGGGCGAGCTCGGCATCGACGTGCGCGCGATCACGATCGCCGCCGGCCAGCCCTTGCCCTCCGCCGGCGAGCCGCCCGATGCGGTGCTCGCGACCGGCGGCGGCGACGCCGTGCTCGCGGCAGCGCGCAATCTCAAGGAGACCGGCATCCAGCTGCTCGGCACCGTGCAGGCGCTCGACAACCGTCCGTCGGCGCTGGAGGCGCTCGAGGGGGCCTGGATCGCGGCGCCCGATCCCAAGTCGTTCGGCACCTTCTCCTCCGAGTTCGAGACGAAGGTCGGCGGTTCGCCCGGCGCGCTGGCGGCGCTCGCCTATGACGCGGCCGGGATCGCCAAGGCGTTGCGCGCCAACCATCAGCTCGACCGTGCCGGCCTGCTTGGAACGGAGAGCTTCCCCTGCGTCACCGGCGCGGTCCGCTTCCGCACCGACGGAAGCTGCGCGCGCGAGCTCGCGATCCTGGTGGCGCGGCGCAGCGGCTATGAGAGCGTGGCGACCTCGCGGGGAGCGTGA
- the hlyD gene encoding secretion protein HlyD, with the protein MNRRLIIAVVVLAALAIAAVATKGFGLFGGERDKPLQLYGNVDIREVDMGFRVGGRIKTIAVEEGAKVQPGQLLATLDTATLDARIGEADAQVQQARAQLDKLRNGNRAQDIAQARARVVAAQASAANAQRDYARRQPLVAPGAISRAVWDQTVAARDNANAQLAEARQALSLLEAGSRREDIAAGEAQLRAAEATRRSAATDLGDTRLIAETAATVVTRAQEPGAIVQPGQTLLTLSIDRPMRVRAYIAEPDLSRISPGMAVEVRTDGNPKVYHGTIGYISPRSEFTPKSVETEALRTDLVYRLRIIVNDPDDALRQGQPVTVRVPGARPAHRD; encoded by the coding sequence ATGAACCGCCGCCTGATCATTGCCGTCGTCGTGCTCGCCGCGCTCGCGATCGCCGCGGTCGCGACCAAGGGGTTCGGCCTGTTCGGCGGAGAGCGCGACAAACCGCTCCAGCTCTACGGCAACGTCGACATCCGCGAGGTCGACATGGGCTTCCGCGTCGGCGGGCGCATCAAGACGATCGCGGTCGAGGAAGGCGCCAAGGTCCAGCCGGGGCAGCTGCTGGCGACGCTCGACACCGCGACGCTCGACGCGCGCATCGGCGAGGCGGACGCGCAGGTGCAGCAGGCGCGCGCGCAGCTCGACAAGCTGCGCAACGGCAACCGCGCGCAGGACATCGCCCAGGCGCGCGCGCGAGTCGTCGCGGCGCAGGCTTCGGCGGCCAATGCCCAGCGCGATTATGCCCGCCGCCAGCCGCTGGTGGCGCCGGGCGCGATCAGCCGCGCGGTGTGGGACCAGACCGTGGCGGCGCGCGACAATGCCAATGCCCAGCTCGCCGAGGCACGGCAGGCGTTGTCGCTGCTGGAGGCGGGCAGCCGGCGCGAGGACATCGCCGCCGGCGAGGCGCAGCTCCGCGCCGCCGAGGCGACCCGGCGCAGCGCCGCGACCGACCTCGGCGACACGCGCCTGATCGCGGAGACTGCCGCCACGGTCGTGACCCGTGCGCAGGAGCCGGGAGCGATCGTCCAGCCGGGGCAGACCCTGCTCACCCTCTCGATCGATCGCCCGATGCGGGTGCGCGCCTATATCGCCGAGCCGGACTTGAGCCGTATCAGCCCGGGCATGGCGGTCGAGGTACGCACCGACGGCAATCCGAAGGTTTATCACGGCACGATCGGCTACATCTCGCCGCGCAGCGAGTTCACGCCCAAGTCGGTCGAGACCGAGGCGCTGCGGACGGACCTCGTCTATCGGCTGCGGATCATCGTCAACGATCCAGACGATGCGCTCCGCCAGGGACAGCCGGTGACGGTGCGCGTGCCCGGCGCGCGGCCGGCGCATCGGGATTGA
- a CDS encoding CerR family C-terminal domain-containing protein translates to MLSSVLLDTAIEHFGRNGYEGASTRAIANASRTAMSSITYHFGGKKGLYLAAADHIAAGIAERQAEVLQRVREAGAATREQAIEEVLMLLESLARMMLAKDTEHWARFIIREQQFPTEAFHRIFGGAMQPIAETLIGLVGQVRTDLDPRELRATAVLMVGQVLMLRAGHAAVCRVFEVLEIDRDLADLLIRRLRANARCILSEKPE, encoded by the coding sequence ATGCTTTCCTCCGTTCTTCTCGACACCGCGATCGAGCATTTCGGGCGCAACGGTTACGAGGGGGCGAGCACGCGCGCGATCGCCAACGCCTCGCGCACCGCCATGTCCTCGATCACCTATCATTTCGGCGGCAAGAAAGGACTCTATCTCGCCGCTGCCGATCACATTGCCGCGGGCATCGCCGAGCGGCAGGCGGAAGTGTTGCAGAGGGTGCGCGAAGCCGGTGCCGCGACCCGCGAACAGGCGATCGAGGAGGTGCTGATGCTGCTCGAAAGCCTCGCTCGCATGATGCTGGCCAAGGATACCGAGCATTGGGCCCGGTTCATCATTCGCGAGCAGCAATTTCCGACCGAGGCGTTCCACCGCATCTTCGGCGGCGCGATGCAGCCGATCGCCGAGACGCTGATCGGCCTGGTAGGGCAGGTCCGCACCGATCTCGACCCGCGCGAGCTGCGGGCGACCGCGGTGCTGATGGTCGGCCAGGTGCTGATGCTGCGCGCCGGCCACGCGGCGGTATGCCGCGTATTCGAGGTGCTCGAGATCGACCGTGACCTTGCCGACCTCTTGATCCGGCGCCTGCGCGCCAATGCCCGCTGCATCCTTTCGGAGAAACCGGAATGA
- a CDS encoding ABC transporter permease has translation MNLRFSPRRLAALVAKEGSQIVRDPSTFLIAFVLPLILLFLFGYAVSLDSTRTRVALVVQDSSAPALSLAQSYAHSPYFDVTFARAVQPVKQWMVDGRVRAIIVIPPDFGEGVKQGNPPPIQIVTDGSQPNTANFAAAYGEGVRAAWAAGDDNRQPPVGLSTRFWYNPELKSRYFLVPGSIAIVMTMIGTLLTALVVAREWERGTMEAMMATPISMAEFIASKVLPYYLLALGSMTLCTLIAVFAFGVPFRGSVFALFAIASAFLMPALGLGLFISAATKNQFVASQVALLSAFLPTFLLSGFIFEIGSMPWPIQAITYAVPARYLIPSLQTVFLAGDLWGLILPNIGIMLLFGMGFFLLAFRVTRRSLD, from the coding sequence ATGAACCTCCGCTTCTCCCCCCGTCGCCTCGCCGCGTTGGTCGCGAAGGAAGGATCGCAGATCGTGCGCGATCCCTCGACCTTCCTGATCGCCTTCGTGCTGCCGCTGATCCTGCTGTTCCTGTTCGGCTATGCGGTGTCGCTCGACAGCACGCGCACCCGCGTCGCGCTGGTGGTGCAGGATTCGAGCGCGCCGGCGCTCAGCCTCGCCCAGAGCTATGCGCACTCGCCCTATTTTGACGTGACCTTCGCCCGCGCGGTCCAGCCGGTGAAGCAGTGGATGGTCGACGGCCGCGTCCGCGCGATCATCGTCATCCCGCCCGATTTCGGCGAGGGCGTGAAGCAGGGCAATCCGCCGCCGATCCAGATCGTCACCGACGGCTCCCAGCCCAACACCGCCAACTTCGCCGCCGCCTATGGGGAGGGCGTGCGCGCCGCCTGGGCGGCGGGCGACGACAACCGCCAGCCGCCGGTCGGGCTGTCGACCCGCTTCTGGTACAATCCCGAGCTCAAGAGCCGCTATTTCCTCGTCCCCGGATCGATCGCGATCGTGATGACGATGATCGGCACCCTGCTCACCGCGCTCGTTGTCGCCCGCGAATGGGAGCGCGGGACGATGGAGGCGATGATGGCGACCCCCATCAGCATGGCCGAGTTCATCGCCAGCAAGGTGCTGCCCTATTACCTGCTCGCACTGGGATCGATGACCCTGTGCACGCTGATCGCGGTGTTCGCGTTCGGCGTGCCGTTCCGCGGCAGCGTGTTCGCGCTGTTCGCGATCGCCAGCGCCTTCCTGATGCCGGCGCTGGGGCTCGGCCTGTTCATCTCGGCGGCGACCAAGAACCAGTTCGTCGCGAGCCAGGTGGCGCTGCTCTCCGCCTTCCTGCCGACCTTCCTGCTCTCGGGCTTCATCTTCGAGATCGGGTCGATGCCGTGGCCGATCCAGGCGATCACCTATGCGGTGCCGGCGCGCTACCTGATCCCGTCGCTGCAGACGGTGTTCCTGGCGGGCGACCTCTGGGGGCTGATCCTGCCCAACATCGGCATCATGCTGCTGTTCGGCATGGGCTTCTTCCTGCTGGCCTTCCGCGTCACGCGACGGAGTCTCGACTGA
- a CDS encoding ATP-binding cassette domain-containing protein has product MASESHPAARAEGLVKRFGELTALDGVRIAIPPGQVTGLVGPDGAGKTTLIRILAGLMAPTGGTVEVLGKPPGEALDDLGYMPQRFGLYEDLSVRENLVLYSEVRGLDRSEREAAFDRLLDFTDLKRFQSRLAGKLSGGMKQKLGLACALVKTPRLLLLDEPGVGVDPISRRELWAMVGELTGEGIGVLWSTAYLDEAEKCDSVYLLNEGKLLFDGPPAELTGRVKDRVIRVAGFKERRRQFLTRALDRDDVIDGTIQGRAVRLLLKEGTAQPKFEGATIEQAAPRFEDGFIEILGGGPKGTSPLAERYRTIPENDAPAIEAKGLTKRFGDFTAAKDMEFSIPRGQIFGLLGPNGAGKSTTFKMLCGLLTPTAGTGAVAGHDLRHAAADARNSLGYMAQKFSLYGDLSVRQNLDFFAGAYGLDRGTAARAIEAMIDIFELGPHVNVNAGTLPLGFKQRLALACAVMHEPPVLFLDEPTSGVDPVSRREFWMIINGLVEKGVTVLVTTHFMDEAEYCDRATLIYRAEQIATGTPDELKAEAARLADLDDPTMEDAFIALIEEFDRKREAEGRAAA; this is encoded by the coding sequence GTGGCGAGTGAATCGCATCCCGCCGCCCGTGCCGAGGGGCTGGTCAAGCGCTTCGGCGAGCTGACCGCGCTCGACGGCGTGCGTATCGCAATCCCGCCGGGGCAGGTGACCGGCCTCGTCGGCCCCGACGGTGCCGGCAAGACCACGCTGATCCGCATCCTCGCCGGCCTGATGGCGCCGACCGGCGGCACCGTCGAGGTGCTCGGCAAACCGCCTGGCGAGGCGCTCGACGATCTCGGCTACATGCCGCAGCGCTTCGGCCTCTATGAGGATCTGAGCGTACGCGAGAACCTCGTGCTCTATTCCGAGGTGCGCGGGCTCGACCGGTCGGAGCGCGAGGCGGCGTTCGACAGGCTGCTCGATTTCACGGACCTCAAGCGCTTCCAGAGCCGTCTTGCCGGCAAGCTCTCGGGCGGCATGAAGCAGAAGCTCGGCCTCGCCTGTGCGCTGGTGAAGACGCCGCGGCTGCTGCTGCTCGACGAGCCGGGCGTCGGCGTCGACCCGATCTCGCGGCGCGAATTGTGGGCGATGGTCGGCGAGCTGACCGGCGAGGGGATCGGCGTGCTGTGGTCGACCGCCTATCTCGACGAAGCGGAGAAGTGCGACAGCGTCTATCTCCTCAACGAGGGCAAGCTGCTGTTCGACGGCCCGCCTGCCGAGCTCACCGGCAGGGTGAAGGACCGCGTGATCCGCGTCGCCGGCTTCAAGGAGCGCCGCCGCCAGTTCCTGACCAGGGCGCTCGACCGCGACGACGTGATCGACGGCACCATCCAGGGCCGCGCGGTGCGTTTGCTGCTGAAGGAAGGGACCGCGCAGCCCAAGTTCGAGGGCGCGACGATCGAACAGGCCGCGCCGCGCTTCGAGGACGGCTTCATCGAGATCCTCGGCGGCGGCCCCAAGGGCACCAGCCCGCTCGCCGAACGCTATCGCACCATCCCCGAGAACGACGCGCCTGCGATCGAGGCCAAGGGGCTGACCAAGCGTTTCGGCGACTTCACCGCTGCGAAGGACATGGAGTTCTCGATCCCGCGCGGGCAGATCTTCGGCCTGCTGGGCCCGAACGGGGCGGGCAAGTCGACCACCTTCAAGATGCTGTGCGGGCTGCTGACGCCCACCGCCGGCACCGGCGCGGTGGCGGGGCATGACCTCCGCCACGCCGCCGCCGACGCGCGCAATTCGCTCGGCTATATGGCGCAGAAATTCTCGCTCTACGGCGATCTGTCGGTACGGCAGAACCTCGATTTCTTCGCCGGCGCCTATGGCCTCGACCGCGGCACTGCGGCGCGGGCGATCGAGGCGATGATCGACATCTTCGAGCTCGGCCCGCACGTGAACGTCAACGCCGGCACCCTGCCGCTCGGCTTCAAGCAGCGGCTCGCGCTCGCCTGCGCGGTGATGCACGAGCCGCCGGTGCTGTTCCTCGACGAGCCGACTTCGGGCGTCGACCCGGTGTCGCGGCGCGAGTTCTGGATGATCATCAACGGCCTGGTCGAGAAGGGCGTGACCGTGCTGGTCACGACGCACTTCATGGACGAGGCCGAATATTGCGACCGCGCGACGCTGATCTACCGCGCCGAGCAGATCGCGACCGGCACCCCCGACGAGCTCAAGGCCGAGGCCGCGCGGCTGGCGGACCTCGACGACCCGACGATGGAGGACGCCTTCATCGCGCTGATCGAGGAATTCGACCGCAAGCGCGAAGCCGAGGGGAGGGCGGCGGCGTGA
- a CDS encoding type II secretion system protein N, with the protein MIWTIPASTVFKNRPWRTGIAGTVWNGEVGIAGGSVLSWQWAPLRSLVGLGFAIDWKVTGADTALGGRALLKPGRTVVDSVSGSADASLLQALQPNLPFTCNFVGQADFPRIIVSASGAMAQGRLVTDPGSCQTKQGGAPTAVPSLLLTAEHIGDESRLRLAPATQRLRTLMTITLGEDGTVDIGMTREGAAALPFVGLPGGASIKGGM; encoded by the coding sequence ATGATCTGGACGATCCCGGCGAGCACCGTGTTCAAGAACCGGCCGTGGCGGACCGGGATCGCCGGCACGGTCTGGAACGGCGAGGTCGGCATCGCCGGCGGCAGCGTGCTTTCGTGGCAATGGGCGCCGCTGCGGTCGCTGGTGGGCCTGGGCTTCGCAATCGACTGGAAGGTGACCGGCGCCGACACCGCTCTGGGTGGCCGCGCGCTGCTGAAGCCCGGCCGCACCGTGGTCGATTCGGTGAGCGGCTCGGCCGACGCCTCGCTGCTCCAGGCGCTGCAGCCGAACCTGCCCTTCACCTGCAATTTCGTCGGGCAGGCGGATTTTCCGAGGATCATCGTCAGCGCCTCGGGGGCCATGGCGCAGGGCCGGCTCGTCACCGACCCGGGCTCCTGCCAGACCAAGCAGGGCGGCGCACCGACGGCGGTCCCGTCGCTGCTGCTGACCGCCGAGCATATCGGCGACGAAAGCCGCCTCCGCCTCGCCCCGGCGACGCAGCGGCTGCGCACGCTGATGACGATCACGCTGGGCGAGGACGGCACCGTCGACATCGGCATGACCCGCGAGGGCGCTGCGGCGCTGCCGTTCGTCGGTCTGCCCGGCGGCGCAAGCATCAAGGGCGGGATGTAG
- a CDS encoding type II secretion system protein GspJ, which yields MTKGGGHRNVTAGESGFTLIELMISLVLFALIAVAGLALVDSVLGVQGRTETRLDRLADLQRTMLVVTSDVEQIALGNVSGGGDRLTFTRAAPGLGGPPVPVTYVVRGGALIRSVGGRPQLLLTGVTGARWRFFDQDWQTRWPLSEDDEAVAAWPRAVELELTVAGRGPQGQLRRVVLLPARAKTEAEQ from the coding sequence ATGACGAAGGGAGGGGGGCACCGGAACGTCACGGCCGGCGAATCCGGCTTCACGCTGATCGAGCTGATGATCAGCCTGGTCCTGTTCGCGCTGATCGCGGTGGCGGGGCTGGCGCTGGTCGACAGCGTGCTGGGCGTGCAGGGGCGGACCGAGACGCGGCTCGACCGGCTCGCCGATCTCCAGCGCACGATGCTGGTGGTGACGAGCGACGTCGAGCAGATCGCGCTCGGCAACGTCTCGGGCGGCGGCGACCGGCTGACCTTCACCCGCGCCGCGCCTGGGCTCGGCGGACCGCCGGTGCCGGTGACCTATGTGGTGCGCGGCGGCGCGCTGATCCGCAGCGTCGGTGGGCGGCCGCAGCTGCTGCTCACCGGCGTGACCGGCGCGCGCTGGCGCTTCTTCGACCAGGACTGGCAGACGCGGTGGCCGTTGTCGGAGGACGATGAGGCCGTGGCGGCCTGGCCGCGCGCGGTCGAACTGGAGCTGACGGTGGCGGGGCGGGGACCGCAGGGGCAGCTCCGCCGCGTGGTCCTGCTGCCCGCCCGTGCGAAAACGGAGGCGGAGCAATGA
- a CDS encoding YkvA family protein, with translation MPSPSLVHRLRVETHAVWLAVRDPRTPWPARAIGLLVAAYALSPIDLIPDFIPVLGLLDDAILIPAGVWLATRFIPAAVMAEHRAAAEAAAERPASRWGLVLVLLAWAAIAWLAWSLVRTLYD, from the coding sequence ATGCCGTCGCCGTCGCTGGTTCACCGTCTTCGCGTTGAGACACATGCCGTCTGGCTGGCCGTGCGCGATCCGCGCACGCCCTGGCCGGCGCGGGCGATCGGGCTGCTCGTCGCTGCCTATGCCCTGTCGCCGATCGACCTGATACCCGATTTCATTCCGGTGCTCGGCCTGCTGGACGACGCCATCCTGATCCCGGCGGGCGTCTGGCTCGCGACCCGCTTCATCCCCGCCGCTGTGATGGCCGAGCATCGCGCCGCCGCCGAGGCCGCCGCCGAACGCCCCGCCTCGCGCTGGGGGCTCGTCCTCGTGCTGCTCGCCTGGGCGGCGATCGCGTGGCTGGCGTGGTCGCTGGTGCGGACCTTGTACGACTGA